The proteins below are encoded in one region of Mauremys reevesii isolate NIE-2019 linkage group 15, ASM1616193v1, whole genome shotgun sequence:
- the C15H6orf136 gene encoding uncharacterized protein C6orf136 homolog isoform X2: MQGAWAGRWGDLVSCWEKAPQALGPPMALKFHLSLVEQQVEAARTLLLPPPGANLVGGTLLSSSEQKLSLHKLLQGLEQGCPRQPTALFPLDGMEASVTTVDGQQEDDITVREGTGLDSASLDSLYSLFYSKPCWIPFQATVGTATSATSGSPGNHDPSMEEHLAVMYEKLQHELPNFFLKIPDYGIYSQDVEFVSEILHLRTRGRVMYQLVLTLCRIVAWNYFANMRLEVLKLTQHPENWSVQARWRITGLPFHVLMLRFYKRDKRELYRTYDAYSTFFLDSRGLIRCHRIDKLMPSQPPVVKVKKLLVAALVGLGLSEHRPSLQLLLSALAGKQQGAPVGYRDS, encoded by the exons ATGCAGGGTGCATGGGCTGGGCGCTGGGGG GACCTGGTCTCCTGCTGGGAGAAGGCCCCCCAGGCACTGGGCCCACCCATGGCTCTGAAGTTCCACTTATCACTGGTAGAGCAGCAGGTGGAAGCTGCCAGGACCCTCCTGTTGCCCCCACCAGGGGCCAACCTGGTGGGTGGTACCCTCCTGAGTTCATCAGAGCAGAAGCTGAGCCTGCACAAGCTGCTGCAGGGTCTGGAGCAGGGGTGCCCCCGCCAGCCCACTGCCCTCTTTCCTCTGGATGGCATGGAGGCCTCTGTCACCACAGTGGATGGGCAGCAGGAGGACGACATCACCGTGCGGGAGGGCACCGGCCTGGACAGTGCCTCCCTGGACTCTCTGTACAGCCTGTTTTACAGCAAGCCCTGCTGGATCCCCTTCCAGGCCACTGTTGGTACAGCCACCAGTGCCACCTCTGGCTCGCCCGGGAACCACGACCCCAGCATGGAGGAGCACCTGGCTGTCATGTACgagaagctgcagcatgag TTGCCGAATTTCTTCCTGAAGATACCTGACTACGGGATCTACTCCCAGGATGTGGAGTTTGTCAGCGAGATTCTGCACCTGAGAACTCG gggccGAGTCATGTACCAGCTGGTGCTGACCCTGTGCCGCATCGTGGCCTGGAACTACTTCGCCAACATGCGGCTGGAGGTGCTGAAGCTGACGCAGCACCCCGAGAACTGGAGCGTCCAGGCCCGCTGGCGCATCACGGGGCTCCCCTTCCATGTCCTCATGCTGCGTTTCTACAAGAGGGACAAGAGAGAGCTGTACAG GACCTATGATGCCTATTCGACTTTCTTCTTGGACTCCAGAGGACTGATCCGCTGTCACCGGATAGACAAG CTGATGCCGTCCCAGCCGCCTGTGGTCAAGGTGAAGAagctgctggtggctgctctggtTGGCCTGGGCCTGTCGGAGCACAGACCCTCTCTGCAGTTGCTCTTATCTGCCCTGGCTGGCAAACAGCAGGGGGCGCCAGTGGGCTACAGGGACAGCtga
- the C15H6orf136 gene encoding uncharacterized protein C6orf136 homolog isoform X1, whose translation MAPSRTLGLFSAPAPPRPLVAAARALWSRRLSGASEQPGPPRVSVMYQRSRAVAGRLGPAARCWGPRCRWGESARCCYRARQQDLVSCWEKAPQALGPPMALKFHLSLVEQQVEAARTLLLPPPGANLVGGTLLSSSEQKLSLHKLLQGLEQGCPRQPTALFPLDGMEASVTTVDGQQEDDITVREGTGLDSASLDSLYSLFYSKPCWIPFQATVGTATSATSGSPGNHDPSMEEHLAVMYEKLQHELPNFFLKIPDYGIYSQDVEFVSEILHLRTRGRVMYQLVLTLCRIVAWNYFANMRLEVLKLTQHPENWSVQARWRITGLPFHVLMLRFYKRDKRELYRTYDAYSTFFLDSRGLIRCHRIDKLMPSQPPVVKVKKLLVAALVGLGLSEHRPSLQLLLSALAGKQQGAPVGYRDS comes from the exons ATGGCGCCTTCCCGGACGCTCGGGCTTTTCAGCGCGCCTGCGCCGCCGCGCCCGTTGGTGGCGGCGGCGCGTGCGCTGTGGTCTCGCCGGCTGAGCGGAGCGAGCGAGCAGCCGGGGCCGCCCCGCGTGTCCGTCATGTACCAGCGGAGCCGGGCCGTGGCCGGGCGCCTGGGCCCCGCCGCCCGCTGCTGGGGGCCGCGCTGCCGCTGGGGCGAGTCCGCGCGCTGCTGCTACCGGGCGCGGCAGCAA GACCTGGTCTCCTGCTGGGAGAAGGCCCCCCAGGCACTGGGCCCACCCATGGCTCTGAAGTTCCACTTATCACTGGTAGAGCAGCAGGTGGAAGCTGCCAGGACCCTCCTGTTGCCCCCACCAGGGGCCAACCTGGTGGGTGGTACCCTCCTGAGTTCATCAGAGCAGAAGCTGAGCCTGCACAAGCTGCTGCAGGGTCTGGAGCAGGGGTGCCCCCGCCAGCCCACTGCCCTCTTTCCTCTGGATGGCATGGAGGCCTCTGTCACCACAGTGGATGGGCAGCAGGAGGACGACATCACCGTGCGGGAGGGCACCGGCCTGGACAGTGCCTCCCTGGACTCTCTGTACAGCCTGTTTTACAGCAAGCCCTGCTGGATCCCCTTCCAGGCCACTGTTGGTACAGCCACCAGTGCCACCTCTGGCTCGCCCGGGAACCACGACCCCAGCATGGAGGAGCACCTGGCTGTCATGTACgagaagctgcagcatgag TTGCCGAATTTCTTCCTGAAGATACCTGACTACGGGATCTACTCCCAGGATGTGGAGTTTGTCAGCGAGATTCTGCACCTGAGAACTCG gggccGAGTCATGTACCAGCTGGTGCTGACCCTGTGCCGCATCGTGGCCTGGAACTACTTCGCCAACATGCGGCTGGAGGTGCTGAAGCTGACGCAGCACCCCGAGAACTGGAGCGTCCAGGCCCGCTGGCGCATCACGGGGCTCCCCTTCCATGTCCTCATGCTGCGTTTCTACAAGAGGGACAAGAGAGAGCTGTACAG GACCTATGATGCCTATTCGACTTTCTTCTTGGACTCCAGAGGACTGATCCGCTGTCACCGGATAGACAAG CTGATGCCGTCCCAGCCGCCTGTGGTCAAGGTGAAGAagctgctggtggctgctctggtTGGCCTGGGCCTGTCGGAGCACAGACCCTCTCTGCAGTTGCTCTTATCTGCCCTGGCTGGCAAACAGCAGGGGGCGCCAGTGGGCTACAGGGACAGCtga